attattgttattgttatttaaattttaataagattattattatcaataataaataatttaatcatatttaaacataattattattaaatatattaaatatattataattaaaatatataatttaataaaattcttaataattaatattcttatatgaatttactcaaatcataatatatgatactataaaagataatttgaaatgattaatattaaatatattttaattaaaatatatgatttaataaaatttaaaataattacaactaataaattatcttatatgaatttgtataatttaaaataattattattacatataatttaataataatatataatttcataaaattattgataataattttcttatatgaatttatacaatttaaaataattaatattaaatataatttaataatgatatataatttcataaaattcttaataataaaatgttcttatatgaatttactaaaatcaaaatataacttgagaattatattcgcataaacataattaacttatattaagaaaatgttagatgaaaatgaaattctacatcataatccatatgttatatagttttacaacatcaaaaagtttgaacatcgattttacttaattaaaccaaaaaaaaaaaataaaactttaatgagaaaaaaattccaaaaagaTCTAACTctgcaaaaagaaataaaatatccaactgttttacttaattaatcagATTGCTTTGCTTTGAGATCTTATTTATCTTTCAATTTCCAGAGCTCAAATGGATCAAGAGTGCTGAATTGAATTCCTCGTTCATGAAAAGTATAGCAGAGATTACTGAAGTTaccaaaaacaattaaattaaaatacagtATTTAAAACAAATGGCGACAATAGATCAAACGATGCCATTACCTATTAAGTGCTTAAAGAACACCATATCCCTCAGAAAACAATACATTAGAAAAACTAGAATTTCATACTATCTTAAAAAGTTCCCAACAACATGACATGACATGAAATGAATAAACACCatttagaaaagagatgttcCCTTCCCCTTCTTGTCGCCACCAATTTCAAAATGCTTGCACCTCTGCAACAACACAAGACACAAACACCAACACATTAGCTCATCAAGCAAACACATTGGTCAACAAAGGGTTTTTCTCAATGCACAAACCTTGATTGGATTTGGGATACATGCTTGCAACCCGGCATTGCGACCTCAAAGACAATCTTCTTGGTGGTCTTGGCCTATTCAAACATACAATGccattaatattatataacatGCTAGGAGTCTTGAGAAATAGCAATGATCAGAATGACAAAATGAGTTAACACTCCTTACTAACTAGTACCAGAAGATGCAGCATAAGATATTAGATCCTCTCTCGGTGTATCGAGAAATAGCAATAACTAAACATCCTTTACTAACTAGTATCAGAAGATTCAGCATAagaattctagatattttgGTTATATAACTAAACACCAAGCAAGATATAAAAGACAAGTGAAGATGAATTACCTTCTTGTGGAACACTAGTTTGGTCTGACCACCATAACCTGATTTTTTTAAGCAAATTTCTACCGCATTTTTAATGCCAATTTGATGTTCTTAACCAACTGCCATTAAACatttacaagaaaaagagagagtcggctgttaattaataataaccaTTAAATAAACATGCAGAGCTTAGTTACGCAATATTTATTGCGTCATTAGGGAATATATTGACCTAAGCAAACCTTGTATTCATTAAGCTAAGGCAGAAGATATCTATGCATTAATTTCAACCCCATAGTGTGGCATTGAAAGGGTTCTGAGCATGTTAACAGActgatttgattattgatgcaaGAACGAAAATGATAAGAATCGGGTTGAAAAACAGGTAGTATAATCCATGAACAAGCAACAGAATGTGAATCCCATGCTGCGAAATGTAATAAGACCATGTTTTTGCATGGGATAAGCAAACCAGATAGCATACATAAACCTTAAGACACAACATTGCAACAAAGGATAATCATCTAGGCCTATTGAACAGAGGTTTGATTCTACAAGAATGAACATGGTGCAACTTTACGACAAAAACTTGATTGCGATTTCAAGCTGCATATAAAGCAAGAAaagaattagaattgggttctAACTGACCATAGTGCAgtgtcatagtgaacatgtagAAAGCTTCATAGCTTCCAACTTCATCCGGGTTCGAAAATTAATGACCTATTGAAAAAACATGCCTAATATGCCACAAAAGTGAGAACCCTATAGGCCTAGACTAAGGTCATGCAACCGAAAGTCGCAATAGAAGAAGTGAAACCTATACTAGATGATAAGATAAAACCGATATACGATTTGTACGAAGCAACGGTATAAACAAGTCATCAAGTGAAAGCATTACAAATTGTTCTCTATCAGCAGACATGAAAACTTGCTCTAATGAAAGCATTGTTGCAAACGGTTTAAACACGAAAATAGAATATTCGTTGCAACCCCATGGTACAAATATGTTTCAAACAAAACCGAATAGTAAACGGGGAACAGATTCTGTCTTGCAATGAACATGTAAGGCATATATCGAATCGACGTAAACGACATAATGTATGAATTATGATACAATATAACAAAGGATAAGCAAAACAAATGATAACCAAAGTAACATGAatacaaacaagcaaaatagaagcaattcATTCAAACTTAAATGGAAATAATTTAGCATATATCATCTATGCTAGTTGATCAAATGGAAATAATTTAGCATGTCAGAGGAGAGGACCTAACATTCTTTAGGGCCTAAGATGAAACTTAAATGATATATGACTATGCATGCCagaattttaacattatttctaCTTTTATGTTACTAAAACCTTGTCCTCGAGAATTTTGCTCTTTTGATCAGGTGACGGAAAGCAAATTAGATCAGTCCCAGCCTTTAGAAGACAAttctaactcaatttcaaataatGGAATGAACTAAATcgaaattttaaactaaataaattaaaaacactaatcgGGAAACATAGATAAACATCTGAAGcgtaaaaattaaaggaaaggAGACAAGGTATTCTCACTGGTAGTAGAGGCGCAGCAAGTCTTTGGAAGTTCAAATCGTGAAAGTGATGAAATTTTGAGTCTGATAAAATAAAGAGCAAAAACGTATGAGAAGATGGAGCCGAGGGCAAAAATCGGTTTAAGTTTACCTCGCAATCAATGGAAGGAAACGCCGAGAGGATGAAGCTTGATGAGGCGAAAAAGATTACCTCCTTCCGCCATCGCTTTCGGTCACGCAAGAAGCGGAAGAATGGTGAAGCCCTTTGGTCGTCGCCGTACCTTTattggaagaagatgaaggcaAATCGATTTGGTGGAAGAAGATGTGAAACGGAAGGTGAATCGATTTGGCTTGATTTGAGGATATGAAATCGACGGGAAATTTTTGGGGAGAAGAAGGCAGGCTATTTTGGTCTcaaaattaaagaacaaaatgGTGAATAGCTATTACAAACTAAAAGTCAGGAATACCTATTACAGCTGCTAAGGGAATAGGCAAGGAATAGCAAAACCTTCGATTTGGTAAACGGTGAACCAAACGGCGTATTGGGTGGGGCCACCGAATCGGGGTGTAATGGATTAgccattacacccaaccaaacatggtgttaAACAATTTGCTCCCTATTACTTAGAACGCCATTTATATGGTATATATCATACATATGAACCAACAAACCATTTAAACATGTCAATTTCCAAACTTGAAcatcaattaattcaaatcaataccatatatatatatatccaaattacaaaatttacaaaGTGGTCCAAAAGCAACATAGCTTCCATTGAATTCATCCATAAACATTTCTTAACATATATGCCTATGTGCATGCCAAAAGCTAATGCCCAAAAATTTAGATTCATACTCTTTTCTAAGCTTGATTTGTGATGAGATGAGTAGAGTTCAACCTTCCCTTTTAAAGCTTCAAAACAAGTCCTCACGTACATCTTTGAAAAGAAACACATTAAGCTCGCGAGAGCTTAGTAAGcatattaagaattaaatttgtaatttaaatcaaaacattacttttatatttatatatatgtatataacacTTATAATCCAAACCATCATACATAAACCTGTATCAATAATAACTATAGTAAGGTACCAATTCAACAAGTTACAAGCTATTTACCAATGTCATTTTTAAGTTCACTTACCTTGTAATTTTATTTCCCAATTGTAGACTTAATAGAATttatagtgtaacacccctagcttGTCTCCGTTGTCGGATTAAGGTTACAAGATGTTACAACAATTAACTAgtccaaaaaaatcaaaacaatttagAGTTCAATTTAATCACCATAATTCAATAGCCAATCATAGTTCATAGCAtataggcaaaaaaaaaaacttaaatcggacctatgaaacctaaaaatcaatttagaaataaggattaatctaaaataaagtagaaaaatatgtaaaatacaataaataggggtcacatggtcgtgtgacatGAATGAGGCCATGTGGTGCCACTCTACATGCCCTTGTCCTCAAACTGTGTACAATTTgaaaatagggtcacacagtcgtgtcgcCATGTAACATTTGTAAACTGCGTGAAAAAAATCATGCACTTACAAAATCAAtaagacacacgaccgtgtggggAGGTCGTGTGTGGCACACAGCGTGTGGCAGCCAATGTTCTAGGCCGCGTGCAAccaaaatgacttaaaaaaatAAGCTATTCAAACACCATTTCTTAGGTACCAAGCCAAaccattttcaatcattttcatctattcaaaacacattcaaacatgacaaaaacataccaaaaacaaCCATCCTAAGTGtttaaccaatgtaccctcattgatactgtaatgacccaaaagATAGTGGAGTCGGAAACAATGGTTTCCAAATTCTGTTTTTCAATGATAGAGTCAGTGGTTTTGGAAATTAAGGTATCGAGAACTTGTTTCTGTATATCagattcataaatatttttattaaatatttatggagttattacataggtgaattaaatttttttataggtAACTTTACTGAAAAAAGTGAATAATTACGGTACaaggaataaattgtaaaagttgcaaaagtgaattttcttgaaatttaattgcCTAAGGActtttaagataattaaattaaagattaaaatggaagaaataccatttcaatacagaatggaagattaaatatttttttcttttgtaaattaaataaagttaaaattcatGCGTACAAACTCCACAGgcattcattttatttcaattcataaccTTGGTTGAGGAGGGAATTTTGGTTTGATAGTTGGGCTAGTAGCGCCGGTTATATACATAGTTCAACTTTACAAATGTTTGTTTGAAATGAAACTAGATAGTTAGGTGATGGTGGTGTTAATCATTAtgcttaatattttataatattaactaatagGTTTAGGGGGTGGGTGGCTTTTGGTTGTGACTAGACTAAAAGGTAAGAAGGGGAAAAAGGCTTAAACATTATGGTTTTCTTTCCTTATGCTCATCTCTGCTAGCGATTCAGAAAAAAAGTGAGGTGAAGCCGATTCTTGGTCAAATTGGGCTCATTAGGAGCTAGTTATTAACAAAAAAAGGTAATTTCCTCAACTCGTCTTTGCCTCTAGACCATTGGTGGGAATGGGACTTTGGAGAGGTTGGTTTAAAACTTGACCGAAGGTTCCTCTTCCAGCTGAGTTATTGCATGTTCAATGTTGATAAATTCATGAAGTGTTTTAGTAGAAATACAAGGTTGTTGAatgtgttttcttttattttaacaaggaaATAGTTGTGTACAACTAAGGGAGAAGCTGGAAACAACAGTAAGAAAGGGAAAGGCACGACTTCAGAGTAGTTTCAGTTGGATTTTGTTGGATCTaagaaaatagaatgtgaaactTTGATAGAAACTTAAGCAAGAAGCTTCAATATCTTGCTGATCAAACAAGAAAATAGGCTAGAGTTTTGTGAACAAAAATTACTTTTGCTgaaccaaaatgaaaagaaaacttgAAAGATTTTCATTACATTGGAATAAAGGCATAATGCCATTACATATACCAAGCATTCAGCTGgtcaaaagaagaaaatgttaCCTAAACATATACCTAACTCCACTAAGTAACATAGAAAATTGATAAACATAACTTGTACACTTGGTAAAGCTGATTTATCAATCCATCAGTacctaattacatcaaatatACTAACAACTTACTTCATATCTAACTGAGTAACAAAACATTCATTTGAAGTAACAAAACATCAACATGATCTTCAGCAGTAACTTGCATGGAACGGGCAGCTTGGTCTGCTTCATGGTCTGCTTCATGGTCTGCTTCATGGTCTGCATAGAAGCCAACTTCAACACTCCTTCTTGGCTTGTATGCTGTAAACTCCCAAATTTGGCTCTCAAATCTTTGAACCTTGACACAAAAAGAGACTTTGTCAAGATATCAGCTAGCTGATCTTCAGAACTACAATGAATCAGTTTAGTTTCTTGAGATTGTTCCATTTCCTTAACGAAGTGAAACTTgatcttaaaatgtttttttctcCCATGAAACACGTGATTCTTTACAATTGCAACAACATATTGATTGTCACATTTGATCTCTGTTGCTTCCCTTTGGTGTAAGTTCAAATCAGCCATGATCTACCTTAACCAAACTACTTGGTTAACAGCTCCTACCGCTGCTACATACTCTGCCTTAGCTGTTGACTGAGCAGCAACAGTTTGCTTCTTTGAGCTCCAACAGAAAATAGCTGAACCAAGGGTAAACAGATACCTTGAGGTGCTTTTCATGTCATCTACCGATCCTGCCCAGTCACTATTAGAAAAACCAAGCAGCTTCATGTTGTCAACCTTGGTAAACATCATCCCAAAGCTTTGAGTGCCCTTAATGTACCTGAAGACTCTCTTTGCAGCTTGAGAATGGTTCACATTGCAGCAATGATAAAACTGGATAGGAGACTAACAACATACATTATGTCTGGCCTTGTGGCTGTCAAGTACAACAGGCATCCAACTAAGCTCCTGTATGTTGACTTAGGTACCTTCTCAAAATCACCCTGACTTGTCAAATTTTCTCCAATAGCAATTGGTGTGTTAGTTGCTTTACAATTCATCATGGAGAACCTGTTCAAAATCTTCAAGGCAAAGGCCTTTTGACTCAAGAAAATTCCTTGTTGTGTCTGAGACACTTCCATACCAAGGAAGTATGTGATTTCTCCCAAATCTGACATTTCAAACATCCtctccattttacttttaaagtcTGTCAGCATAGCACTGTTTTCTCCTGTTACTAGCAAATCATCCACATACAAGGAGACTCTGAGTTGTGTTTCATCACCTTGCTTCTTCACATACAAGGTTGGCTCACTAATACTTCTTTCGAACCCCAAGCTTGCTAGGTAGGTGTCGATTCTGTCATACCAGGCCCTTGGTGCCTATTTTAAGCCATACAAGGCTTTTCTCAGCTTGTAAACACTGTCTTCTTCACCAGGAACTCTGAAACCTTCTGGCTATTCAACATAGATCTCCTAATTAAGGGAGCCATTGAGGAAGGTAGATTTTACATCAAGTTGATGTATCCTCCATTGCTTTTGAGCAGCCAAAACAACTAGCAATCTGATAGTGTCAAGTCTAGCTACTGTTGTAAATGTTTCAAGGTAGTCAATTCCATATTTCTGACTAAATCCCTTCATAACCAGCCTTGCTTTAGTTTGTTCAAGCTTCCATCAACATTTTTTTTGGCTCGAAACACCCATTTTACTGCTATAACCTTCTTGTGAGCTGGTCTTGCAACTAACTCCCAGATTTGATTTTTGTGAATCATGGTCATCTCATCCATCATGGCTTGCTTCCATCCTTGTTGAGTTTGAGCTTCTTCAAAATATGTTGGTTCAACAGAAACTACATCAACCCTCTCATATATTTCAGTTAGTGGTCTGGTTCCCCTAACTGGCTCATGATGAATGTCCATTTCAGGATCATTTTGGTTGACTTCAATCTGATCTGTCACAAGATCTTCAGCAGTAGCTTCTGGTTCATTTTTATCCCAATTCCAACCTGACTTCTCATCAAATACAATATCTCTACTCATAAAAACTTTATTGGTTGTAGGATCTAGAATCCTATAGCCTTTCTTGACATTGCTGTAGCCTACCAAAATGCCAGGCTGAGCTTTATTGGCTAACTTGTCTCTTTTGACTGTAGGAATATGTGCATAACATATGCATCCAAATACCCTCAGGTAAGCAAATGATGGCTTGAAACCAAACTAAGCTTCAAATGGTGTTTTTTCAAGTAGTGCTTTAGTTGGTAGCCTATTTTGAAGATATACTACAGTGTTAACTACTTCAGCCCAAAAATTTTTAGGCAAATTCCTTTCAAACATCAAACATCTAGCCATATCCATCAAGCTTCTATTCTTTCTCTCACTAACACTATTCTGCTAAGGTGTGTAGGTGTTGGTGAGCTGGTGTTTACTGCCTGCTTTATcacaaaaactttaaaacattgCTGAAGTATACTCTGTGCCATTGTCTGACCTTAGTGTCTTGAGCTTGCAACCTGATTTTGTTTCTGCTGTAGCCTTGAACTTCCAAAAAACTAATGCCACTTCTAATTTGTGTTTGAGAAAATATCCCCAACAGAATCTTGAGTAATCATTAATAGAGAGGATGAAGTACCTGTTGCCATTTAAGGATTCAGTTGTCATAGGGCCACACACATCCGTGTAGACTAATTGCAACTTCTCAGAGGCTCTCCAGTCCTTGTTCAAAGGAAATGGCAGTCTAGCTTGCTTTCCTAACTAACACACTTTACAAACATCCTTCTTTGTGACTGATTTTGTGAAGTTTTCAACCAAATCTCTTTTGGTCAACTGATCTAGAGACTTGTAGTTGACATGGCCCAACCTTTTATGCCACAGCTTAGATTCATCTAAAGCAGTTGTGTAGGCACAAACTGAGTTGTTACTCCAGTCGACAATAAAACTTCTATCAGTCATGCTTACTGACATGAGCTTGGATACACTTGGATCACTAATTAGGCACTCTTTATCCTTAAAAACCACAGAGTAACCCTTTTCAAGCAGCTGAGATATACTAAGCagatttctatcaattttaGGTATTAACAAGACACTAGAAAAAAGTTTGGTACCTGTAGGGGTGTCAATCAGCACATCTCCCTTGCCTTCTACTTTAATGTAATGTCCATTGCCCAATTTTACTCTTGTGTTGAAGAATCTGTCAATGCTTTTGAAAATGTTCTCATCAGGTGTCATGTGATTTGTGCAACCACTGTCAATCAACCACccttttgttgtttttcttctGTTGGCTAAACAAGAGACAACAAATACTTGTTCTTATTGATCACAACCTTCTTCTACCACTTGAGCTTTAGCTCTAGGCTGTTGAGGCTAATTTTTCTTCTGCTTGCCTTTATTTTTGCAAACTTTGTCAACATGACCAATCTGTTTGCAAATTTTGCACTGCACATCAGGTCTGAACCAGCAATTTGCCTTTGGATTGCTAAGCCTTCTACAATGTGAGCAAGGTGGATATCTTCTTCTTGCTCCATCTCTTCTAGGCTTATCTGACCAAGTCTTCTTCCCTTTATAGCCAAAGGAGCTCGAGGTTGGTTTGCTCTTGGCTTGAAAGGCACCTTCTTGATGCTTTTCTTATCTGCTAGCTCTTCTTTGTTCCTAAGCATAAAGAGCATTGATTAGCTCAGTCAAAGAGATGTTCGATAGATCTCTTGAGTCTTCCAAGGAGGATATTTTGGTTTCATATCTTTCAGGTAAGGTTGAAATAACCTTTTTGACTATTCTAGCTTCACTGAACTGGTCCCCAAGCAATCTAATGCTGTTAACAATAGACATAATCCTGTTTGAATGTTGCTTAATTGTTTTTgcttccttcatcttcaaattttcaaagtctTTTCTCAAATTCAAGAGTTGTTACTACCTTGTTCTTTCAATaccttgaaactcctccttaAGGCTGCCCCAAGCTTGTTTTGGAGACTCACAGGCCATAATCCTTGTAAAAATCAAGTCTGACACACTGTTTTGAATGTAGGACATTGCCTTGTATCTCTTGGCTTTGTCATCAGAGTGCTGTCTAATCTAAGCCACCGTGGGGTTGGCTTTCAAAGGTGGTGGTTCTATATCAGCATTAACAACTTCCTACGAGTCAAATGCATGCTGGTAGGTCTTCATTTTCACTACCCAGATGTGGTAGCCTTCACTATTAAACACTGGTGGTGGAGTTGGAGAGAAACCAGATgaagatattatttttaaggattGGAAAGAGAGAGGTCCACTAAGAAATCAActcttgataccaattgttggattTAAGAAAACAGAATGTGAAACTTTGACAGAAACTTAAGCAAGAAGCTTTAATATCTTGCTGATCAAACAAGAAAATCGGC
The window above is part of the Gossypium raimondii isolate GPD5lz chromosome 9, ASM2569854v1, whole genome shotgun sequence genome. Proteins encoded here:
- the LOC105791418 gene encoding LOW QUALITY PROTEIN: 60S ribosomal protein L44 (The sequence of the model RefSeq protein was modified relative to this genomic sequence to represent the inferred CDS: inserted 1 base in 1 codon) encodes the protein MAEGEHQIGIKNAVEICLKKSGYGGQTKLVFHKKAKTTKKIVFEVAMPGCKHVSQXPIKRCKHFEIGGDKKGKGTSLF